The Salvelinus alpinus chromosome 28, SLU_Salpinus.1, whole genome shotgun sequence genome includes a window with the following:
- the LOC139557178 gene encoding glucocorticoid modulatory element-binding protein 2-like isoform X1 — translation MASSEVNVHVEEVVVVTTPDGAGEGSAAEVKTVLVATELTQMGEELADGSIESETEATTTLTKEAVLVKLSGEMDVEADVVYPVTCGDVKATLVWKKFVCPGINIKCVQFNEHLISPKEFVYMAGKSTLKDWKRAIRVNGTMIRKIMDSGELDFYQHSKVCSNTCRSTKIDLVGTRVSLRSQQSTDYVPVTPSSVDMNGSQATFPTEVSSDETTEWVTAIGEDSVTFWRGLKEAGLLEEVVEDFQKEIQEVLKGMQERITEPPLQVNDAVLLNNIVQNFGMLDLVKKVLASHKSQMDRYREQYSRSLVALEQQCDEHRKRAKELKSKSQHLNNVLMTLTPVATPPTPKRPRLTRAVSGPAVMSSAPTQITLPLTQLTGLPAGCKVLSMGGAVGAGQQTYTVLTSPVGELGPDASNLTVLSSAAAVQEGTAATTAFIKMVSPGYQLITLPAALGTQLQGLAGGTLQGTPTMVAMPMGNNTLQGMAAVTALETQVDVQVQEAKETLEVES, via the exons ATGGCATCATCTGAGGTCAATGTTCATGTGGAGGAGGTGGTAGTCGTGACAACGCCGGATGGAGCAGGGGAGGGCTCAGCTGCCGAAGTGAAGACTGTGCTGGTGGCTACAGAGCTGACCCAGATGGG GGAGGAACTTGCAGATGGAAGCATTGAGTCTGAAACCGAGGCCACCACCACTTTGACAAAGGAGGCAGTCTTAG TGAAGCTGTCAGGTGAGATGGATGTGGAGGCTGACGTGGTCTACCCAGTCACCTGTGGGGACGTGAAGGCCACTCTGGTCTGGAAGAAGTTTGTTTGTCCAGGCATCAACATCAAATGTGTCCAA TTCAATGAGCATCTCATCAGTCCCAAGGAGTTTGTCTATATGGCTGGGAAATCTACACTGAAAGACTGGAAGAGAGCCATCCGAGTGAACGGCACAATGATCAG GAAAATCATGGACTCTGGTGAGCTGGATTTCTACCAGCATTCCAAAGTGTGCTCCAACACATGCCGCAGTACCAAGATTGACCTAGTGGGGACCAGAGTGTCACTCAGAAGCCAGCAGTCCACCGACTACGTCCCTGTCACCCCCTCCTCAGTCGACA TGAACGGATCACAGGCCACGTTTCCAACAGAAGTATCATCAGACGAGACCACGGAATGGGTCACGGCCATAGGAG AGGACTCTGTGACATTCTGGAGGGGTCTGAAGGAAGCTGGGCtgctggaggaggtggtggaggactTCCAGAAGGAGATCCAGGAGGTGCTAAAGGGCATGCAGGAGCGCATCACCGAGCCTCCCCTGCAAGTTAATG ACGCTGTGCTCCTGAACAACATTGTGCAGAACTTTGGCATGCTCGACCTGGTTAAGAAGGTGCTGGCCAGTCACAAGAGCCAGATGGACCGATATAGGGAGCAGTATTCACGCAGTCTTGTCG CTCTGGAGCAGCAGTGTGACGAGCACAGGAAACGTGCCAAGGAGCTGAAAAGCAAATCCCAACACCTCAACAATGTCCTCATGACCCTGACCCCCGTGGCCACGCCACCCACGCCCAAACGCCCCCGCCTCACCCGCGCCGTCTCAGGCCCCGCCGTTATGTCCAGCGCCCCCACCCAGATCACCCTGCCCCTCACCCAGCTGACGGGCCTGCCTGCTGGGTGCAAAGTTCTCTCGATGGGTGGCGCGGTTGGTGCCGGCCAGCAGACCTACACGGTGCTGACATCTCCTGTGGGCGAGTTGGGCCCAGATGCCTCCAATCTGACGGTACTCTCTTCAGCCGCCGCCGTTCAGGAGGGCACCGCCGCCACCACGGCCTTCATCAAGATGGTCAGCCCGGGCTACCAGCTAATCACGCTGCCTGCCGCGCTGGGAACCCAGCTACAGGGCCTGGCAGGGGGCACGCTCCAGGGCACCCCCACCATGGTGGCAATGCCCATGGGTAACAACACGCTGCAGGGCATGGCAGCAGTCACAGCATTGGAGACACAGGTGGACGTTCAGGTGCAGGAAGCCAAGGAGACGTTGGAGGTGGAGAGTTAG
- the LOC139557178 gene encoding glucocorticoid modulatory element-binding protein 2-like isoform X2: MDVEADVVYPVTCGDVKATLVWKKFVCPGINIKCVQFNEHLISPKEFVYMAGKSTLKDWKRAIRVNGTMIRKIMDSGELDFYQHSKVCSNTCRSTKIDLVGTRVSLRSQQSTDYVPVTPSSVDMNGSQATFPTEVSSDETTEWVTAIGEDSVTFWRGLKEAGLLEEVVEDFQKEIQEVLKGMQERITEPPLQVNDAVLLNNIVQNFGMLDLVKKVLASHKSQMDRYREQYSRSLVALEQQCDEHRKRAKELKSKSQHLNNVLMTLTPVATPPTPKRPRLTRAVSGPAVMSSAPTQITLPLTQLTGLPAGCKVLSMGGAVGAGQQTYTVLTSPVGELGPDASNLTVLSSAAAVQEGTAATTAFIKMVSPGYQLITLPAALGTQLQGLAGGTLQGTPTMVAMPMGNNTLQGMAAVTALETQVDVQVQEAKETLEVES; encoded by the exons ATGGATGTGGAGGCTGACGTGGTCTACCCAGTCACCTGTGGGGACGTGAAGGCCACTCTGGTCTGGAAGAAGTTTGTTTGTCCAGGCATCAACATCAAATGTGTCCAA TTCAATGAGCATCTCATCAGTCCCAAGGAGTTTGTCTATATGGCTGGGAAATCTACACTGAAAGACTGGAAGAGAGCCATCCGAGTGAACGGCACAATGATCAG GAAAATCATGGACTCTGGTGAGCTGGATTTCTACCAGCATTCCAAAGTGTGCTCCAACACATGCCGCAGTACCAAGATTGACCTAGTGGGGACCAGAGTGTCACTCAGAAGCCAGCAGTCCACCGACTACGTCCCTGTCACCCCCTCCTCAGTCGACA TGAACGGATCACAGGCCACGTTTCCAACAGAAGTATCATCAGACGAGACCACGGAATGGGTCACGGCCATAGGAG AGGACTCTGTGACATTCTGGAGGGGTCTGAAGGAAGCTGGGCtgctggaggaggtggtggaggactTCCAGAAGGAGATCCAGGAGGTGCTAAAGGGCATGCAGGAGCGCATCACCGAGCCTCCCCTGCAAGTTAATG ACGCTGTGCTCCTGAACAACATTGTGCAGAACTTTGGCATGCTCGACCTGGTTAAGAAGGTGCTGGCCAGTCACAAGAGCCAGATGGACCGATATAGGGAGCAGTATTCACGCAGTCTTGTCG CTCTGGAGCAGCAGTGTGACGAGCACAGGAAACGTGCCAAGGAGCTGAAAAGCAAATCCCAACACCTCAACAATGTCCTCATGACCCTGACCCCCGTGGCCACGCCACCCACGCCCAAACGCCCCCGCCTCACCCGCGCCGTCTCAGGCCCCGCCGTTATGTCCAGCGCCCCCACCCAGATCACCCTGCCCCTCACCCAGCTGACGGGCCTGCCTGCTGGGTGCAAAGTTCTCTCGATGGGTGGCGCGGTTGGTGCCGGCCAGCAGACCTACACGGTGCTGACATCTCCTGTGGGCGAGTTGGGCCCAGATGCCTCCAATCTGACGGTACTCTCTTCAGCCGCCGCCGTTCAGGAGGGCACCGCCGCCACCACGGCCTTCATCAAGATGGTCAGCCCGGGCTACCAGCTAATCACGCTGCCTGCCGCGCTGGGAACCCAGCTACAGGGCCTGGCAGGGGGCACGCTCCAGGGCACCCCCACCATGGTGGCAATGCCCATGGGTAACAACACGCTGCAGGGCATGGCAGCAGTCACAGCATTGGAGACACAGGTGGACGTTCAGGTGCAGGAAGCCAAGGAGACGTTGGAGGTGGAGAGTTAG
- the LOC139557176 gene encoding stathmin-3-like, with amino-acid sequence MASTVSAYTEKIKEMSMMSLICSCLYPQTSYPTTNYQFGDLEVKPINKRLSGQSFEVILKSPTDLSPDRPSPLASPPALTSPPKRDISLDELQRRLEAAEERRKSQEAQVLRHLAERREHEKEVLHKAMEENNNFSKMAEEKLNSKMEVKKANREAYLNSLKQRLREKEMHAAEVRRNKELQADLSG; translated from the exons CCTACACAGAGAAGATCAAGGAGATGTCCATGATGTCTCTCATCTGCTCCTGCCTATACCCCCAGACATCATACCCCACCACCAACTACCAATTTGGAG ACCTGGAGGTGAAGCCCATCAACAAGCGACTGTCGGGCCAGTCCTTTGAGGTGATCCTGAAGTCCCCCACCGACCTGTCCCCGGACAGGCCCAGTCCCCTGGCCTCTCCCCCCGCCCTGACCTCGCCCCCCAAGAGGGACATCTCCCTGGATGAGCTACAGAGGAGACTGGAGgcagctgaggagaggaggaag TCCCAGGAGGCTCAGGTGCTGAGGCATTTGGCTGAGCGGAGGGAGCATGAGAAGGAGGTGCTGCACAAGGCCATGGAAGAGAACAACAACTTCAGCAAGATGGCGGAAGAGAAGCTCAACTCCAAAATGGAGGTGAAGAAAGCGAACCGGGAGGCATACCTGAACTCACTGAAGCAGCGGCTCCGTGAGAAG GAGATGCATGCAGCCGAAGTGCGCCGGAACAAGGAGCTGCAAGCAGACCTTTCTGGATAA